TGTGCTGATGGGTGTCCTTGTTCAAATGTTCCAACAATTAACTGGTAACAACTATTTCTTCTACTACGGTACCATTATTTTCAAGTCAGTCGGTTTGAGYGATTCGTTCCAAACAGCAATTGTCATTGGTATCGTCAATTTCGCCTCCACTTTCTTCAGTTTATGGACTGTTGAGAAACTAGGGCGTCGTAACTGTCTRTTRCTGGGTGCCGCCTCTATGATGGCCTGTATGGTTATTTACGCCTCAGTTGGTGTGACCAGATTATATCCAAACGGTAAGAGTCAACCATCGTCAAAGGGTGCTGGTAATTGTATGATTTGCTTCACATCGTTCTATCTTTTCTGTTATGCCACCACCTGGGCCCCAGTTGCCTGGGTCATTACTGCCGAGTCGTTCCCATTGAGAGTGAAGTCCAAGTGTATGGCTTTAGCCTCCGCTTCTAACTGGGTGTGGGGGTTCTTGATTGCATTCTTCACTCCRTTCATCACATCAGCCATTAACTTCTACTATGGTTACGTTTTCGTTGGCTGTTTGTGTGCCATGTTCTTCTAtgtgtttttctttgttccaGAAACCAAAGGTTTATCGTTAGAAGAAATCCAAGAACTGTGGGAAGAAGGTGTTCTACCATGGAAGTCTGCTGGATGGGTTCCTTCATCAAGAAGAGGTGCTGATTACGATTTAGGAGATCTGCAACACGACGAAAAGCCATGGTACAAAGCCATGTTATAAGAATAACTATTGTCTGTTTGATTCCGTTCTAGGAAAAAAACACCagtattttttaatgacAACATTATGATGCCTAcgtttaaaaaaaaaatatagaaaggAATTATGTTTTtaatgacttttttttcttacatCTAATATCGCTGTTTCTGACATGAAACCTAATTTAAATTCTATGTACTACTTctgtatataaaaaaaataatcaattCAATAATCTGAAAAATAACATGAATTGGATGGGAATGTTTTCCCGTTACTTGGGTACTTTAGGAATGCTTTAAGATCGGAATGCCCTCAAAGATTTACGGTAAACTTTAAATGAATGTATGACCGCTTCTTGCTAAAGGCTATCCATATTAGTAGCGCTAGTTTTATCTGCCTGCTTAGGTAAAAGTCAGTTCAAGCGCACTTATGAAGGTCTACAGCTTTCCTCTTTCTAATATGAGTTGTACGGCTCGTTTGAGTATATTCATCATAGGTGGAAATAATAACAgatatttatatatgaataTCTGTTccacaatttcaaaatgccGATTCAAGATAAGCGCCTCTCACAGTAATTATTTTAGCCTTCTGGCAACCGCCAGGACAgtaaatatgtatacaAATGTGTGTCCAAATACTATACACTCGCTAGAACTCTGCAACGATTAAGAAAAACCacgaaattttttcacttggaagagagaaaaacaCAAATCATTTTATTCAACGGTACCACTAGCAAATAAATGGTCACTTATTCACCAAACAAACTAATAAGACATACAATAGATTTACAAGAGAGAATCAGAATCCTAAACCCATTCACCGAACGTCTTTTCACAGttaagcaaaaaaaacattcttAACTAATCATCGCTAGGTCTATAAGGTTTACTGGTGTCATCCCTGTTCTATCGCTTGCCCgccaaagaagagaaagacgACACGGCATGAAAATAGAAAGTATGTTCCCTAAAGCGAAAATACCTTTCACATCTACTGGAACATTGACCAACCCAGGGAGTAAACCCTCTCAGTTTCGAGTGGCTACCAAAAATACGGAAGAAGGGGCTCTCCATAAACCTTAAATTGTTGCCGTAGTAGGACGTGTTTTCCAGTTGGCTAATGATTCATATGCTGAAGTGAAGTGTCCCTAAACCGTTTGCAAGCTAACAAGGACAAGCCCCCACGAAAACCCTGGGAGGCGAGAAATTGTACGGAcattcttctcttcttagAAAGATATCTAAACTGCTCACAGAGGTTAACGCTCTCCATATGAATTCGTCCAAGGACGGCAACACCATCCTTTTTCCTACTTTTGCAAATGGATCTTACATACTGAAGAAGTTTTACTCCTACGCGTATTCTGTGGCCGCAGTCCTTGCCGCCCGGGCGAAGATCTTCCGAGCGGACGTCTCTCTGCCGAAGCGGCCCCTTAGTAGGTAACCGTCCTAAATGTTCCGGTACGCCGGTAGTGTTCCTGAAAAACGTGGAGTTTCTCCGGAAAGAGATATATTCTTTCGGGAGACAGTGCTGCGGCGACATGAAATAGTATCACATAAGCTCAGGATGCCTATGCAAGCGTGGACTTTTGTTGAAGCATTGAGTGTGTGTGGGGGAGGGTTATGTCTGGCTTAACGTTGTTTGATATAAAACGAACGGTCCATGCTGTAGTCTTGAGCTTCTCTTGTTTATTCAATTCTTGTTCTAATTGGTAAATAACCATCAAGGAAAATACAAGATATTCTCTCCTTTTAGTAATTGCATTATTCTAAttaaatcaaaaaaaagattttttgaagatagGTAAAAAATGTCTACAGAAGTAGCTGATCATGCAGCCAACGTTGCTGCCCCCAAAGGTGATAATAGCTCTACATTATCGAGTCCATCTCATATATCTGGTTCCTCCAATAAAGTATCCaatgatgaattgaaaaacgaaGAACTCGGTCAAGGTTACACTGCTCCAATGGAGCTACCCAAGAAGCCCATGTCCGAATACGTCACAGTTTCCCTACTGTGTCTATGTGTCGCCTTTGGTGGTTTCATGTTCGGTTGGGATACCGGTACTATTTCAGGGTTTGTTGCCCAGACAGACTTCTTGAGAAGATTCGGTATGAGACATAAGGACGGTACCTACTACTTGTCTAATGTCAGGATTGGGTTAATCGTCGCCATTTTCAACATCGGTTGTGCTTTCGGCGGTATTATTTTGTCCAAATGTGGTGATCTGTACGGCCGTAAGAAGGGTCTtttcatcgtcattatCGTTTATATCATTGGTATTATCATCCAAATCGCTTCGATCGACAAGTGGTACCAGTATTTCATCGGGAGAATTATCTCTGGTCTAGGGGTCGGCGGCATTGCTGTCCTGTGTCCTATGCTGATATCCGAGATTGCTCCAAAACACTTGAGAGGTACCCTGGTTTCCTGCTACCAATTGATGATTACGGCCGGTATCTTCCTAGGTTACTGTACCAATTACGGTACCAAGAACTACTCGAACTCRGTGCAATGGAGAGTTCCATTGGGACTGTGTTTCGCCTGGTCTCTGTTTATGATTTTTGCGTTGACTTTAGTTCCTGAATCTCCACGTTACCTGTGTGAAGTCAACAAAGTCGAGGAAGCCAAGCGTTCCATTGCTAAGTCCAACAAGGTGTCTGCCGAAGACCCAGCTGTTCAAGCTGAATTAGACTTGATTATGGCCGGTGTtgaagctgaaaaaatgGCCGGTAATGCATCATGGAGTGAGCTGTTCTCCACCAGRACYAAGGTCTTCCAGCGTGTGCTGATGGGTGTCCTTGTTCAAATGTTCCAAC
This DNA window, taken from Saccharomyces eubayanus strain FM1318 chromosome XII, whole genome shotgun sequence, encodes the following:
- a CDS encoding sugar porter family MFS transporter, with translation MSTEVADHAANVAAPKGDNSSTLSSPSHISGSSNKVSNDELKNEELGQGYTAPMELPKKPMSEYVTVSLLCLCVAFGGFMFGWDTGTISGFVAQTDFLRRFGMRHKDGTYYLSNVRIGLIVAIFNIGCAFGGIILSKCGDLYGRKKGLFIVIIVYIIGIIIQIASIDKWYQYFIGRIISGLGVGGIAVLCPMLISEIAPKHLRGTLVSCYQLMITAGIFLGYCTNYGTKNYSNSVQWRVPLGLCFAWSLFMIFALTLVPESPRYLCEVNKVEEAKRSIAKSNKVSAEDPAVQAELDLIMAGVEAEKMAGNASWSELFSTRTKVFQRVLMGVLVQMFQQLTGNNYFFYYGTIIFKSVGLSDSFQTAIVIGIVNFASTFFSLWTVEKLGRRNCLLLGAASMMACMVIYASVGVTRLYPNGKSQPSSKGAGNCMICFTSFYLFCYATTWAPVAWVITAESFPLRVKSKCMALASASNWVWGFLIAFFTPFITSAINFYYGYVFVGCLCAMFFYVFFFVPETKGLSLEEIQELWEEGVLPWKSAGWVPSSRRGADYDLGDLQHDDKPWYKAML